The following are from one region of the Paenibacillus sabinae T27 genome:
- a CDS encoding class I SAM-dependent methyltransferase — MSEWYEQSFGEDYLIVYKHRDFGGARREVERMIGWLGLPAGAKVLDLCCGMGRHSLALAEAGYKVTGIDLSEALLREARAQEGAEQVTWVRSDMRELPLEGGFDAVVNLFTSFGYFEEDEEHLKVLREIRRMLKPGGKFIIDFLNPAYVTTHLVPHSTREDGDNLIDEKRRIEDGYVKKDIILTSKIDGTPRQYHERVKLYKLEKFRELLAAADLTIEAVHGSYEEDQYEADTSPRMIFVGTRP; from the coding sequence ATGAGTGAATGGTATGAACAAAGCTTTGGCGAGGACTATCTGATCGTATATAAACACCGGGATTTCGGAGGCGCGCGGCGGGAGGTCGAGCGGATGATCGGCTGGCTCGGGCTGCCGGCGGGCGCCAAAGTGCTCGACTTGTGCTGCGGCATGGGCCGACATTCGCTGGCGCTTGCTGAAGCGGGCTATAAGGTCACCGGCATCGACCTGTCGGAAGCGCTGCTGCGCGAAGCGCGCGCCCAGGAAGGCGCGGAGCAGGTAACCTGGGTCCGTTCCGATATGCGGGAGCTGCCGCTTGAAGGAGGCTTCGACGCGGTGGTCAACCTGTTCACCTCTTTTGGATATTTTGAGGAGGATGAAGAGCATCTGAAGGTGCTGCGCGAAATCCGTCGTATGCTGAAGCCAGGCGGCAAGTTCATTATCGATTTCCTGAATCCGGCTTATGTTACCACGCATCTCGTGCCGCACTCCACTCGGGAAGACGGCGACAATCTGATTGACGAGAAGCGGCGGATCGAGGACGGCTATGTGAAGAAGGACATCATCCTGACGTCCAAGATCGATGGAACGCCGCGTCAATACCATGAGCGGGTGAAGCTGTATAAGCTGGAGAAGTTCCGCGAATTGCTCGCGGCTGCCGATCTAACGATTGAAGCGGTGCACGGCAGCTACGAGGAGGATCAATATGAGGCGGATACGTCGCCGCGCATGATCTTCGTAGGGACGCGTCCATAA
- a CDS encoding glycoside hydrolase family 13 protein, with protein MNPKWWKESVVYQIYPVSFMDSNGDGRGDLRGIISKLDYLKDLGVDVIWVCPIYKSPGHDNGYDISDYCDISPEFGTMADFDLMLREIHSRGMKLMMDLVLNHTSHQHPWFVESRQSKDNPKRDFYIWRKGKNGGPPNNWESYFSGSVWEYDERTDEYYLHLYSRFQPDLNWENPAVIDKLHEMVAWWLKKGVDGFRFDAIAHIVKAEGLPDALNPQGSTTVRAYELFSNLEHVHTLLQNLYDKVLYYYDIMTVGETSGLGPEQALVYVGDGRRELNMTFQFEHMFLDAASAGSGKWDVVPWNLLALKKIMSGWQTTLHNRGWNANYLCNHDQPRAVSRFGDDVRYRDCSAKMLATFLHMLEGTPYMYQGEEIGMTNAAFQSIDDYRDVETLNYYEERRNSGVSDEEIMKAIHKKSRDNARTPMQWDGSEGAGFTTGVPWIKLNSNYVEINAAKAVKDPDSIYHYYKKLIALRKQHKVIVYGEYRLLLPLHPEIYAFTRTLEERQLLIVLNFFDRSPVFEMPQDLSPDGMELLISNYPSAKGEDLRKLPLRPYEARVYIKTIPLGAEGAQN; from the coding sequence ATGAACCCGAAATGGTGGAAGGAAAGCGTCGTGTACCAGATTTATCCTGTAAGCTTCATGGATTCGAACGGCGATGGAAGGGGAGACCTGCGGGGAATCATTTCAAAGCTGGACTACCTGAAGGATCTCGGAGTGGACGTGATCTGGGTGTGCCCCATCTACAAGTCTCCCGGCCATGACAACGGCTATGACATCAGCGATTACTGCGACATCAGCCCAGAGTTCGGAACGATGGCGGATTTCGACCTGATGCTTCGGGAAATTCATTCGCGGGGCATGAAGCTGATGATGGACCTCGTGCTCAATCACACTTCTCATCAGCATCCCTGGTTCGTTGAATCCCGGCAGTCGAAGGATAATCCAAAACGCGATTTTTATATATGGAGAAAAGGCAAAAACGGCGGACCACCGAACAACTGGGAGTCATATTTCAGCGGTTCGGTGTGGGAATACGACGAGCGGACGGACGAGTATTATCTGCATTTGTATTCCAGATTCCAGCCTGATCTCAATTGGGAAAATCCGGCCGTCATTGATAAGCTTCACGAAATGGTAGCCTGGTGGCTGAAAAAAGGGGTGGACGGTTTCCGTTTCGATGCTATCGCGCATATTGTCAAGGCCGAAGGGTTGCCCGACGCCCTGAATCCGCAAGGCAGCACGACGGTGAGAGCCTATGAACTGTTCTCCAACCTTGAGCATGTCCACACCCTGCTGCAGAACCTGTATGACAAGGTCCTCTATTATTACGATATTATGACGGTCGGCGAGACTTCCGGTCTCGGGCCGGAGCAAGCGCTGGTGTATGTGGGCGACGGACGCCGGGAGCTGAACATGACGTTCCAGTTTGAGCATATGTTCCTGGATGCGGCTTCTGCGGGCAGCGGAAAATGGGATGTCGTTCCGTGGAATCTGCTGGCCCTGAAAAAAATCATGAGCGGCTGGCAGACGACTCTCCACAACCGGGGCTGGAATGCCAACTATTTATGCAATCACGATCAGCCTCGGGCGGTATCGCGGTTTGGAGACGATGTCCGTTATCGGGACTGCTCGGCCAAAATGCTGGCTACGTTTCTGCATATGCTGGAAGGGACGCCATACATGTACCAGGGCGAAGAGATCGGCATGACCAATGCTGCGTTTCAGTCGATTGACGATTACCGGGACGTCGAAACGCTCAACTACTATGAGGAGCGCCGCAACAGCGGGGTATCCGACGAGGAAATCATGAAGGCCATCCACAAAAAGAGCCGGGATAACGCCCGAACGCCAATGCAGTGGGACGGCAGCGAAGGAGCCGGATTTACAACCGGGGTGCCCTGGATCAAGCTGAACTCGAATTATGTGGAGATCAATGCCGCCAAAGCGGTTAAGGACCCGGATTCGATATACCATTATTACAAAAAGCTGATTGCGCTCAGAAAACAGCACAAGGTGATCGTCTATGGCGAATACCGGCTGCTGCTGCCGCTGCATCCCGAAATTTATGCATTTACGCGGACGTTAGAGGAACGGCAGCTGCTGATTGTTCTTAATTTTTTTGACCGGAGTCCGGTCTTTGAAATGCCTCAGGATCTGTCGCCGGATGGGATGGAGCTGCTGATCTCCAATTATCCTTCTGCCAAGGGCGAGGATCTCCGCAAGCTTCCACTTCGTCCTTACGAGGCGCGGGTCTACATCAAGACCATTCCGTTAGGGGCTGAGGGAGCGCAGAATTAA
- a CDS encoding class I SAM-dependent methyltransferase, giving the protein MDNEVRDFYDSYGAREWNRLEENAYSRINYFLHMHFVEKYLQQGMKVLDAGCGAGRYSIEFAKRGCHVTLFDVSNVQLALAEEKTNEANVKDNIDGFIQGDIRDLSSFKDGQFDMVVCYGAPLSYVLDNRAKAILEFNRVLNKKGLLFVSVNNKWGILKMLLGHKYPDFFNNPEYWFIDQVMKTGDLPRHEKVSQPPRHFFEAAELNHLLEENGFGDIVLGGSPCFSSGNAGSVQELSLDEKALDTILQIEIEMYTKPTMVDCGEFLLARAIKKQAEE; this is encoded by the coding sequence ATGGACAATGAAGTCAGAGATTTCTACGACAGCTATGGTGCAAGAGAATGGAATAGATTAGAAGAAAACGCATACAGCAGAATTAACTATTTTCTTCATATGCACTTTGTGGAAAAGTATCTGCAACAAGGGATGAAGGTGCTCGATGCCGGCTGTGGCGCGGGCCGCTACAGCATTGAATTTGCAAAAAGAGGCTGCCATGTTACTTTATTTGATGTTTCCAACGTGCAGCTTGCACTGGCAGAGGAAAAAACAAATGAAGCGAATGTAAAGGATAACATAGACGGTTTTATTCAAGGCGATATTCGAGATCTGTCCTCATTTAAAGATGGGCAATTTGATATGGTAGTGTGCTATGGCGCTCCTCTATCCTACGTGCTTGACAATAGAGCCAAGGCGATACTTGAGTTTAACAGGGTACTGAACAAGAAGGGTCTGCTGTTTGTCAGCGTCAATAACAAATGGGGAATTCTAAAAATGCTTCTAGGCCATAAATATCCCGATTTCTTTAACAATCCCGAATACTGGTTCATCGATCAAGTAATGAAGACAGGTGACTTGCCCAGACATGAGAAGGTCAGCCAGCCTCCAAGGCATTTCTTTGAAGCGGCAGAACTTAATCATTTGCTTGAGGAGAATGGATTTGGTGACATTGTTTTAGGAGGAAGTCCCTGCTTTAGCTCGGGGAATGCCGGGTCCGTTCAGGAATTAAGCTTGGATGAGAAAGCACTGGATACGATTCTTCAAATCGAGATCGAAATGTACACAAAGCCTACTATGGTTGACTGCGGAGAATTTTTGCTTGCCAGAGCTATAAAAAAACAGGCGGAAGAATGA